Within Bacillus sp. Marseille-Q1617, the genomic segment CAATAATTTTTTTCAATCTTTTGTTTTATCGTTTCAATTTTTTCAGGAACAACATAGAGATAGTCAATCAGAGCTTCTAACAGTTCTATCAGCAGTTCTGCTGTTTTATCATCGATCTCCTTTTCCAGCTCAAGCATTTGGAAAAATGGGCTTTCCGGGCGGGTGAGCTGGCTTAATGTTTGGATGGGTGATGATAAATCAACATTCTTCGGCAGCTGCTCAAATTGCTCTGCTAAAGTCTGGCTTTTAGCTTTTTCCGCGTTCAGGTTTTTGACTAAACTTTCAAGAACCCGCTTGGTCATGACCGCCGTGGCTGAATGATCATTCGACTGGTTCACATTTAAAGCGGAGCGATAAGATCTCACTAGATCCTGCGAAATTCGCTTGTTATCTTGTATTTTATCGAGAGGACCATTTGTAACATGTGGATCATATACATGGACGGTGACTTCTTTCGTCTGGTTTGTTGAATTTTCCTTGATCATTAAAATAAAAGTAGAGGGTTTTTTGCACGCAGAACATATACCATCTGAGAAAACCCCGGTTTTAATCTGATAAAAATTCGCTTTTAATGAAAATTCTCCTTGTTTGCGACAAAGCGGGCATTGCGTCCGGACCTTTTTTGGGACTTTTAAGTATCCATACTGAGTAGATGATAATATCGACCCTGGCGTAATTTCTCTCATTTCAACCTCCTAAACAGCAAAGATTTTTCGTTTTATTGTAAAAGTATGAAAAATCATACAATTACTTCTATATAAAATTATAACTTTATAAAGCTGGACAACAAGCTTCAATAAATGGAAAATGAAACCAGTTTTTATTCAGGACAAGAACTATCGAGATAAGTGTCTATTAAAAAGATTCGAAGAAGTAGCCCAAAATATTGGGGTACTCTCTATTACAGTTAGTATAAAACTCTCTTTCGATGGCAGTTTGCAGAAAACAGCTAGGGAGGCCTTTCTAATCAAACGTTTGTTTAATAATATTTTTGTTATTTTGGCTTGTTCCAGCAGTTGATTGGAGTGCAAGGCGAAGACTCCTGCGGGAGAAGTGGCCAATGTGAGACCCCGCAGGCAAAGCCGAGGAGGCTCACGGGTCACCCGCGGAAAGCGAAGTCTTGCACGGAAATCAACTGCGGTGTTCAGTGGGACCCTTCAAGTTAAAAGAAAAAGAAATATTACACTTTTGAAATCCTTCCCCAACCAAAACATTCGGAAAAACCGCTATAATTGGGTAGAATAGAAACAATGGTTTTATTGACTAACGGTTGGAATGTAGAAGGAGAGAAATCATGACACATTTTACAGATGATAGCTTAGCATTGCATACAGATTTGTATCAGATCAATATGACGAAGGCCTATTGGGATGATGACTTCCATAATCGAAAGGCTGTTTTTGAGGTGTTCTTTCGAAAGCTGCCTTTTGGGAATGGATATGCGGTGTTTGCCGGTTTGGAACGTGTGATAGAGTATGTGAAAAATATTCATTTCAGTGATAGTGATATTGAGTATTTAAGAGAGCTGGGATATGAGGAAGAGTTCCTGCAGTATTTGAAGGATCTTCGATTCACCGGGACGATCCGTTCCATGCGGGAGGGGGAGCTCGCATTTGCGAATGAGCCGCTTCTGCGAATTGAAGCGCCTCTTGCTCAGGCACAGCTTCTCGAGACGGCGATCCTGAATATCATTAACTATCAAACATTGATTGCAACAAAAGCGAACCGGATCAAGCAGGTGGTTCATGATGAAGTGGTGATGGAATTCGGTACCCGCCGTGCGCATGAGCTGGATGCCGCGATCTGGGGGACACGTGCTGCTTTCATCGGCGGATTCGATGCCACCAGTAATGTCCGTGCAGGGAAGATTTTCGGAATGCCAGTATCAGGTACTCATGCCCATTCTTTGGTCCAGGCGTATCAGGATGATTACACTGCATTCCATAAGTACGCTGAGAGCCATAAGGACTGCGTGTTCCTGGTTGATACGTATGACACGTTGAAATCCGGCGTACCGGCCGCAATAAAGGTCGCGAAAGAGCTTGGTGATAAGATTAATTTTAAGGGGATCCGTCTGGATAGCGGCGACATGGCCTACTTATCCAAGAAAGCGCGAAAAATGCTGGATGAAGCTGGTTTTACTGAAACAAAAATTATTGCCTCCAATGATTTGGATGAATACACGATTTTAAATTTGAAGGCCCAGGGGGCAGAGATTGATGTATGGGGAGTCGGTACGAAGCTGATCACGGCGTATGATCAGCCGGCGCTCGGTGCTGTGTACAAGCTTGCTTCGATCGAGAACGAACAGGGGGAGATGGAGGATTCCATTAAGATTTCCAGCAATGCGGAAAAAGTTTCGACTCCTGGATTGAAAAAGGTTTATCGCATCATCAATAAGGTTAATCATAAATCAGAGGGGGATTATATCACGCTTGAGCATGAAAATCCCCAAAACGAAGACCGTGTCAAGATGTTCCATCCGGTTCACACGTATATCAGCAAGTTTGTGACGAATTTTGAAGCGAGAGAGCTGCATGCCGATGTATTCAGAGATGGTGAACTGGTATATGAAACACCTTCCCTTCAGGAAATGAGGGAGTTTGTCAACGAGAACCTGGAGCTGCTTTGGGATGAATACAAGCGTTCGATGAACCCTGAAGAATATCCGGTGGACTTAAGCGATGAGTGCTGGACGAACAAGATGAACCTCATCCAGAAGGTGAAAGCCGAAGTGAAGGAACGGTTCCATTCCGGCAGGTAATAGGAGTTGAGATGGGGTAAGATAAACAGGTATAATTAGATG encodes:
- a CDS encoding nicotinate phosphoribosyltransferase yields the protein MTHFTDDSLALHTDLYQINMTKAYWDDDFHNRKAVFEVFFRKLPFGNGYAVFAGLERVIEYVKNIHFSDSDIEYLRELGYEEEFLQYLKDLRFTGTIRSMREGELAFANEPLLRIEAPLAQAQLLETAILNIINYQTLIATKANRIKQVVHDEVVMEFGTRRAHELDAAIWGTRAAFIGGFDATSNVRAGKIFGMPVSGTHAHSLVQAYQDDYTAFHKYAESHKDCVFLVDTYDTLKSGVPAAIKVAKELGDKINFKGIRLDSGDMAYLSKKARKMLDEAGFTETKIIASNDLDEYTILNLKAQGAEIDVWGVGTKLITAYDQPALGAVYKLASIENEQGEMEDSIKISSNAEKVSTPGLKKVYRIINKVNHKSEGDYITLEHENPQNEDRVKMFHPVHTYISKFVTNFEARELHADVFRDGELVYETPSLQEMREFVNENLELLWDEYKRSMNPEEYPVDLSDECWTNKMNLIQKVKAEVKERFHSGR